The segment ATAACCTACTATAAAATTATATTTAAAAATTAATATACACTATAAACTTTACATACTATGGCAGTCATATCATCCTTTGCTCTTCCCCCACTTAACTCCTTTGCCCTGGAAATTATCCCATCCACCAATTCCTTTGGGCTATTTATATTACTATTTTTTAAATAATCTAAGATCCAATCAATTTTTCCTACATTATTATTATCATAATCTAATACACCATCACTTAACATAACTATAATGTCGCCATTTCTTAATTTTTTATTAGTAACTTCCAAATCCACCTTATCTAATACCCCTATCGGCAAAGTATTTGATGTTATAACTTCAACATTTTTTCCCGACTTTACAAAACTTGGTACAGCTCCAACCTTCATAAAACTAGTATCGCCTGTATATAGATCCACGCTAGTCAAATCAAGAGTAGAAAACTTTTCATTTTCCGAAAATTTTAGCGACATTATTGAATTAACAGTATTTATAGCCGTAGCCTTACTAATACCAAAACGAGTAAATTTTTCAATTAGTTCTACAGCAATTTTACTTTCCTCACTAGCCTCAGGTCCAGATCCCATTCCATCACTTATTATGCACATATAACTTCCATCTGAAATTTTTCCAAAACTATAACTGTCCCCATTTTGTTTTTCTCCATTTTTACACTGCCTTCCAACATATGATGATACATAAAATTTAGGAGCCTCTTCAAAAGTCATAGTACATATACTCGTTTTAGGATCAATAACACACCCGTCATCACTTATACACATATTTTTTTCAACAGCTTCATTTATAAGTGGCAATATTTTTTTAGAACATAATTGTGCACCACCACAAGATTTTAAATACAACTTAACATTTAGCCTATTATTTTTATCTTCATAACAAAATATATCCTTATACTTAAATGTTTTATTTTCAAATATTTTTCTAATTCTCTTCTCTGCATCACTATTAAATTTGACATCTGAATTAAACTCTTCCATAACTTCTTTTAAGGAACTAGCCATATTATTTATTTGTCCTGCTATAATTTCTCTTCCTTCACTTAATCTTTTTCTCCACATCTCATTTATTATGTAATTATTAACTATTTCCTTAGTATTATTTAAAAGTATAGTTCTTTTAATGCATTTTCTATTGATTTCTTCTGGCAATTTATTATTGCCTTCTTGATGACTTTGTATTAATTCTCCAAAAGCGGTATAAGTAATATAAGTTTCTTTTTTCCAACAATTTGAATTCATTTGACAAGTAGCACAAACTCTATCTGCAAGATTTTCTATTAGAGCACTACTTTTATTTTTCATAACAAGCTTATCATTATCAGCTAAAGTATTTAGATTACCAGATATATTATATAAAACATTAGAAAAACCATACAATCTTTGAAATAACATATCTTTAATTCTATTAATATAATTTTTATTTAAATAATCTTGCTTTTTCTCCCAATCCAACTCTAAATTTATTTTATCATATACTTTAGCAGGTATAATTAAAAATATAGTTGTAGCTATAATAATCTCTACTAATTTAAATTCGACATCTATATTAGAATATAATTTTAATATTAAAAATGTAATAACATATGATGCACTAGTTAAAACTTTTCCACTTTCTTTAAAAATTCCTGCTATTAATCCACATAACCCATAAACACTCATAAATATAAGTATATTTTCAGATGATATTCCTATAATTGATCCTATAGCAATACCACTAGCCGCACCTACATTACTTCCATTTATATAACTTATCATTAGTATAAAATTTAATGCTAAAATATTTCTAATGGATACATCAAAAATTTCCACTCCCCAAGTTCCTGCTAATATTAATGATATTAACATAGATATGCTTATTATTTCTTCGCTTGTGAATAAATGTTTAGATTTTAATGCCTTTATGCATATTAATGAACGTTCAAGAATAAAATATAATGGAATGATACAAATCATCTGTAAAAACATAGTTAGAAATGCCACATTTAAAGTTAAATGTTTAATGAAAAATTCACTTAGTAAAATTTCGAGAGATATTATACTGAATATAATAGAAATATTTCTTATCTTATTTTTTCTATTTAATAGATATGACAATACCATCAAAGAAGCTATAATTATTAAATATTCGGGCAAACTTGTGAGCTTATCATATAAAGACACATACCCTGCAAAACATCCTAAAGACATGGGAATAACTATTTTTCTAGACTGTATTACACTAGCAATTAATAGTGCTATTCCAAAAGGAGCCGTGGTACTATCTTCATTTAATAAAAGCACCCTACTTACTAACATAGCACTTACAAAATAAATTAAATTCTTCAAAATTAATAACCGTTCTATTTGTTTTTTTTCCTTTTGTTCCACACCTACATTCTTGACTCTTTTATATGGCAAAATTTCTGAATTGTATTGCACCCTTAGCACCTCCCAATTTCACAATTACTAAAATAAATTATACCAAAGTGTATTGGAAATTATTGTCAGTTAATGAAATTGCCGTGGGTTTTTCGTAAGACACATATTGTTTGTCTTTTGTAGTATTTTACCATTAATGATTTTTTTCTACTGACTTTGTGAAAAAAATATATTAAATTATATTTAAACATATAAATAAAATTTATCCACATCGTTGTAAAAATAAACATAAAAAATCCACAACTAATTAAAAGTTGTGGATCTTTTTACATTTGGTAGCGGAAATAGGACTTGAACTTACGACACTTCGGGTACGAACCGAATGCTCTAGCCAGCTGAGCTATTCCGCCACGCCACATTATTTTTCCAAAAAATAAATGGTTGCGGGGATAGGACTTGAACCTACGACCTTCGGGTTATGAGCCCGACGAGCTACCAACTGCTCCACCCCGCGATATTTGGTACCGGAGACCGGACTTGAACCGGTACGGAGTGTTAGCTCCGCAGGATTTTAAGTCCTGTGCGTCTGCCGATTTCGCCACTCCGGCGCATGCAATTTACTTATTAATAAATTGCTATATTATTTTCTTTTAAGTGGTAGCGGAAATAGGACTTGAACCTACGACACTTCGGGTATGAACCGAATGCTCTAGCCAGCTGAGCTATTCCGCCATGTCACATTATTTTTTTCAAAAAACAAATGGTTGCGGGGATAGGACTTGAACCTACGACCTTCGGGTTATGAGCCCGACGAGCTACCAACTGCTCCACCCCGCGATATTTGGTGCCGGAAACCGGACTTGAACCGGTACGGAGTGTTAGCTCCGCAGGATTTTAAGTCCTGTGCGTCTGCCGATTTCGCCACTCCGGCGCATGCAATTTACTTATTAATAAATTGCTATATTATTTTCTTTTAAGTGGTAGCGGAAATAGGACTTGAACCTACGACACTTCGGGTATGAACCGAATGCTCTAGCCAGCTGAGCTATTCCGCCATGTTTGGTTGCGGGGATAGGACTTGAACCTACGACCTTCGGGTTATGAGCCCGACGAGCTGCCAACTGCTCCACCCCGCGATATTGGTGCCGGAGACCGGACTTGAACCGGTACGGAGTGTTAGCTCCGCAGGATTTTAAGTCCTGTGCGTCTGCCGATTTCGCCACTCCGGCGCATTACATCAATATCTGATGTTTTGTCTTTTGTCTAGTCGCTATATCCTAGCGACATAGATTATTATATATTAATATATTATATATGTCAACAACTTTTTTGAAAGTTTTTTAAAAAGTTAGAAGGACTCTTTAGAGCCCTTCTAATTCACATTATTAACTTTTCTTAGAATACTTATTTCCCTTTATATTCTGATGTTTTCTTATATCCTGGAATCTTTCTTCACTATCTTTTAAAAATCTTGATATGGCATCTTCAAAATTAACACTGCTAGGTGCTGATTTTTTCTTTTCTTTTTCCCAATCTATTTCAACTGGCTTTGCTGACTTTCTACTTGGCATAGCTTGTTTTATAGATAAACTTAATCTTCCATTATCGTCTACCGATATAACTTTAACTTTAACTTTATCTTGTTCTTTTATATGTTCTCTTATATCTTTTACATAAGTATCTGCAACTTCAGATATGTGCACTAGACCTGTTTTCCCCTCCACTTCTATAAATGCTCCAAACTTTGTTATATTTACTACTGTACCTTCTAAGATACTACCCAACTTTAAGGCCATGTTAATAAAATTCCTCCTTGATATGTTTATATATTATAAATTATAATAAGCAATATTTAGTCTTTCTTATTCATTACTACAGTCTCGCCTTGTTTTAGAAATCCAAGTCTTTCTCTTGCTAATTGTTCAACATATCTGTTAGTTTCAGACATTTTTATTGTATCTAATAATTTTTGATGTTGATCATTAACTTTCTGCAATTCAATTTTACAATTCTCTAATTGAACTTTTTTATTTTTTATAGTTATTTGCTGATGTACTAATATGTAACAAGCATATATCATTATAATAGTCAAAATCATAACTTTAATTTTATTTTTATTTTTCATACGCAATTCCCTCTAAAACTTGTATTTTGACTCATATCTATATTTTAATTTTCTTTTGTATTTTATTCAAGGAATTTTTTTATTTATTTTTTCTGGTTACTTTGCAAAACATTAGTTCCAAAAAATAGACAAATAAGTTTTTTAATATTCTTAAAAATTTAAATATTCCCCTAATAAGCTTATACTGAATTTTTAAAAAATGAACACTTATAAATCTCATATATATATATATTCCTAAAGCAATATACAAATACAAGTATATGCCTACATAGACATGACCTGTATAAAGTAAAAATATAAATACTAAAATCCCAGTAAATATCCAAAATAATATATCCTCAATAAATGTTAGTATTTTATTAGGGTTCTCAAATCCCCTAAGAATTCTATATATATCAAATAATACTCCTGTTAGTACCCCTGCAAGTACACTATAAAAGATTAAATTAAACTGACTGTGTATAGGTATTAGCATATTTTTACCTAAATAACCTTGCTATTATACTGTCTTTATCTTTTTTACTTTGTGTAGTTGTATATACGCAGGAATTTATATGTCCACTTATAGCTACTTCACCGTTTTGAACATCTAGCTTTTGAACTTTAAGTCCTTCTCCTTTTATAGTTAAAGTTCCAAGTCTAGTATCAAGAATTATTATTTTTTCATCAAAACACACAACTTCTACAACACCAGTTATCATTAATTTGTTTCTATCTTCAAGTATTAAATTACTTTTTTTACTTTCTACTGATTCCTTTTTTACTTCCATCTAGTATCCCTCCCTTTATAAATATGTATATGCCTAAAATTTTAAAATATACTTTTTAGCAAGAAGGGGGGGAAATATCTCTTTATATATATACTATACTATTGTTCTTCCTTTGCAACCATATTATCAAAAATAATTTCATACATTGATTTTGCATCAGCTTTTAATACATGATTAGCTATATTTATAACCTTTGCTTTTAATGAACTGTTTGCAAATTTAACTTCAATTATGTCATTTTCATTTATTTCACTACTGGGCTTTGCAACCTTACCATTTATAAATACTCTTCCACTTTCACAAGCCTCCTTTGCCACTGTTCTTCTTTTTATTATTCTTGAAACCTTAAGATACTTGTCTAATCTCATAGCTACCTCCAATTATAAAAATAAAAAACCTAGATTTTCACCCAGGTTTTTTATATTAAATTATAGTAAGTTAATTATTTATTATTTACTATTTCCTTGAACTCTTTTCCTGCTTTAAATACTGGAACTGTTGCTGCTGGTATAGTTATTTCTTCTTTAGTTCTTGGATTTCTTCCTTTTCTTTCAGCTCTTTCTCTTGTTTCGAAAGTTCCAAATCCTACTAATTGAACCTTATCTCCATCCATTAAAGCTTCTTCAACGCTTTCTATAAATGCTTTTAAAGCAACTTCTGCATCCTTTTTAGTTAATTGACTCTTTTCTGCCATGCTAGTAATTAATTCTGCTTTATTCACTTTTGTTACCTCCTCTTAATTAACCATTACATAGTATTTAATGTAATTCTTCATTGAAATTAAAAATCCTTTTTATATAAATTTTTAATTAAAATAACACAAAATATTTTATTTTTCTTTTGACATTTCCCAAAAATTATCTAGTTCTTCTAGAGACATCTCAGTAATGTCTTTATCAAGTTTTTTGACTTTGTTCTCTATGTAATAAAATCTTGATATGAATTTATCTATAGTATAATTTAATGCATTTTCAGGGTCAATGTCAAGAAATCTTGCTACATTTACTACACTAAAAATTAAATCTCCCACTTCTTCTATTATTTTTTCCTTGTTATGGGATTTATATACATCTTTTACTTCCTCATATTCTTCTAAAACTTTATTTAGTGCAGGTTCTATATTATCCCAATCAAAACCAACTTTAGCTGCTTTCTTTTGAATTTTTTCTGCTCTAATTAATGCTGGTAAACATTTAGATATATGTTTTAGTTCATCTGTATATGTGACAAATCCTTTTTCTTTGTGTTTGATTTCATCCCAGTTTTTTAAAACATTTGTAGCATCGCTTATACCTAAGTTTCCAAATACATGCGGGTGCCTTTTAATAAGTTTATCACAAATAGCCCTAATTATGTCATTAATATTAAAATATCCTTCTTCTTTTCCAATTTGAGCATGAAAAACCACTTGAAGTAGTATATCTCCAAGCTCTTCTACTAGATTTTCATCATCTTCCTTTTCGATAGCATCTATCACTTCATAACACTCTTCAATTAAGCTTCTTTTTAAAGAATTATGATCCTGTTCCTTATCCCAAGGACATCCATTTTCTCCTCTTAACTGCTCCATTATATCTAATAAATCTTGAAAATCTGTAGCTACATTAATATTTCTCGGAATATATATTGAAGTTAAATAATCAATATCTTCTTGTCTATCTAATTCATATAAATGAATCCTTCTTATACTTTCTAAACCTTCAACTCCAGCTGCTCTTACAAAATATATATCCATATCATCTCTATAGTATTCAAGTAATGCTAACTTTACCTCTGACGCTATAAACTTGTTATATACTTGAGTTATAACAGTTCCAACTCTTTTATCTAAAATTTGATTTTTGATATCAAAAGCATCAATGACTTTAACACCATTTACAGGATCCAATTTTAAACTTTCCATCATTGCATCAATAAAACTTATAGCTGGAAGTATCCTTACTTCTATTCCATTATTTTCACAAAGCTGAAGTAAGATATTTACTGACTTTTCCGCCACTAACGGATGTCCTGGCACAGCATATACTAAATCTCTATGAATTTTATGTTTTTCTATTAAATCTTTAGCAATGGATTCATAAACTTCATCAAAAGCTTCTGAACTTTCATACTTATTATCATAACTTTCAAAGTCCACACCTAATCTTTTTAAATATTCAACATTAGGGTGAATCTCTGTTCTAAAATATACATTTTCACTATTCTTAAG is part of the Clostridium botulinum genome and harbors:
- the spoIIE gene encoding stage II sporulation protein E, whose translation is MQYNSEILPYKRVKNVGVEQKEKKQIERLLILKNLIYFVSAMLVSRVLLLNEDSTTAPFGIALLIASVIQSRKIVIPMSLGCFAGYVSLYDKLTSLPEYLIIIASLMVLSYLLNRKNKIRNISIIFSIISLEILLSEFFIKHLTLNVAFLTMFLQMICIIPLYFILERSLICIKALKSKHLFTSEEIISISMLISLILAGTWGVEIFDVSIRNILALNFILMISYINGSNVGAASGIAIGSIIGISSENILIFMSVYGLCGLIAGIFKESGKVLTSASYVITFLILKLYSNIDVEFKLVEIIIATTIFLIIPAKVYDKINLELDWEKKQDYLNKNYINRIKDMLFQRLYGFSNVLYNISGNLNTLADNDKLVMKNKSSALIENLADRVCATCQMNSNCWKKETYITYTAFGELIQSHQEGNNKLPEEINRKCIKRTILLNNTKEIVNNYIINEMWRKRLSEGREIIAGQINNMASSLKEVMEEFNSDVKFNSDAEKRIRKIFENKTFKYKDIFCYEDKNNRLNVKLYLKSCGGAQLCSKKILPLINEAVEKNMCISDDGCVIDPKTSICTMTFEEAPKFYVSSYVGRQCKNGEKQNGDSYSFGKISDGSYMCIISDGMGSGPEASEESKIAVELIEKFTRFGISKATAINTVNSIMSLKFSENEKFSTLDLTSVDLYTGDTSFMKVGAVPSFVKSGKNVEVITSNTLPIGVLDKVDLEVTNKKLRNGDIIVMLSDGVLDYDNNNVGKIDWILDYLKNSNINSPKELVDGIISRAKELSGGRAKDDMTAIVCKVYSVY
- a CDS encoding RNA-binding S4 domain-containing protein is translated as MRLDKYLKVSRIIKRRTVAKEACESGRVFINGKVAKPSSEINENDIIEVKFANSSLKAKVINIANHVLKADAKSMYEIIFDNMVAKEEQ
- the yabP gene encoding sporulation protein YabP, whose translation is MEVKKESVESKKSNLILEDRNKLMITGVVEVVCFDEKIIILDTRLGTLTIKGEGLKVQKLDVQNGEVAISGHINSCVYTTTQSKKDKDSIIARLFR
- a CDS encoding FtsB family cell division protein, with the protein product MKNKNKIKVMILTIIMIYACYILVHQQITIKNKKVQLENCKIELQKVNDQHQKLLDTIKMSETNRYVEQLARERLGFLKQGETVVMNKKD
- the yabQ gene encoding spore cortex biosynthesis protein YabQ codes for the protein MLIPIHSQFNLIFYSVLAGVLTGVLFDIYRILRGFENPNKILTFIEDILFWIFTGILVFIFLLYTGHVYVGIYLYLYIALGIYIYMRFISVHFLKIQYKLIRGIFKFLRILKNLFVYFLELMFCKVTRKNK
- a CDS encoding S1 domain-containing RNA-binding protein; its protein translation is MALKLGSILEGTVVNITKFGAFIEVEGKTGLVHISEVADTYVKDIREHIKEQDKVKVKVISVDDNGRLSLSIKQAMPSRKSAKPVEIDWEKEKKKSAPSSVNFEDAISRFLKDSEERFQDIRKHQNIKGNKYSKKS
- a CDS encoding HU family DNA-binding protein produces the protein MNKAELITSMAEKSQLTKKDAEVALKAFIESVEEALMDGDKVQLVGFGTFETRERAERKGRNPRTKEEITIPAATVPVFKAGKEFKEIVNNK
- the mazG gene encoding nucleoside triphosphate pyrophosphohydrolase, producing the protein MIKIVGLGPGSKDAITIGTLDILKNSENVYFRTEIHPNVEYLKRLGVDFESYDNKYESSEAFDEVYESIAKDLIEKHKIHRDLVYAVPGHPLVAEKSVNILLQLCENNGIEVRILPAISFIDAMMESLKLDPVNGVKVIDAFDIKNQILDKRVGTVITQVYNKFIASEVKLALLEYYRDDMDIYFVRAAGVEGLESIRRIHLYELDRQEDIDYLTSIYIPRNINVATDFQDLLDIMEQLRGENGCPWDKEQDHNSLKRSLIEECYEVIDAIEKEDDENLVEELGDILLQVVFHAQIGKEEGYFNINDIIRAICDKLIKRHPHVFGNLGISDATNVLKNWDEIKHKEKGFVTYTDELKHISKCLPALIRAEKIQKKAAKVGFDWDNIEPALNKVLEEYEEVKDVYKSHNKEKIIEEVGDLIFSVVNVARFLDIDPENALNYTIDKFISRFYYIENKVKKLDKDITEMSLEELDNFWEMSKEK